A region of the Brienomyrus brachyistius isolate T26 chromosome 10, BBRACH_0.4, whole genome shotgun sequence genome:
TGCTGGGTATGTTTAAAACTTCACATTCCTAGTTTAAAACTGATGTATTCATTATATTAGAGATTTCTAATTGTAGCTTAAATAATAGGACAGTATCTATCCTTTTCATTCATCTGTTTTTAGGTCACCCTGTGGTTGAATTCCTCACTTGTACTCATGGCACGTCTGTGTTGCACTGTGCTGATGACAATGGGGAAGATACTCTGTACACATGGACTGTCAGAGACGATGTCCTGGGCGAGGAGAAGGTATTCAGTAACAGCTGTAAACACATTTCTGTGGAGGTGATTTCAGGAAGCGTCCACTGCACAGTGCAAAAGAAGACCTGCAGTGCACAGAGCGAATCGCTCTCCTTTTACTGCACCAGTAAGTAAAATTATATACCTGATATACTTTTattaaagtatttttaaaatacagtgTAATTATAGTTTtacaataaattaaattattaaaaaatatacacCATGAATTATTAAACATCTAGTCATAATTAGATCGTTCAAAGATTTTCTGAAAACCTTGTTGAAAGCTAATCACTTTTGCCTTTATGTCAGTAAGAATATAACAGAATCTCACGGCACACAGGGAAAAGCTGGTGTTTCGATGCTCTGATCGGCGTCTCTGTCTTGCTGCTGTGCCTGATTGTGGCTGGGATTTCATTCTTCATTCTAAGGCGGCACAAAAAACACTTCTTTAGTAAGTAATGCATTTTATATGTTATTAAGATTGTATGTACACACGCATACGAAATTCTTCAGCAATAAATTGAGTGCTGTGCAAAATTCTTAggtagtaaaaaaaaacattgtgtttaaatgatctttttttgGGTCGGCATGGTGGCACAGAGGTTAGCAacgttgcttcacacctctggaccAGGGTTCCAGTCTCCACCATGATTCTATGCGTGAAGTTCAGAAAAAGGATGGATGCAAACTATTAGAGTCCGTTCTCGGTATCTGCAGCTTCTACCGACTACCGATTGAAAATATTTACGAAAAGAAACATCCAGGGAATTCCAGAAACCCAGTCTGGATTTGCCGCGCGAtgaacactgtgtgtgtgtgtggaaagaTCAGCTTTAAGTCACAAGTGGGCACAGTGGAAAAGTAACGCTGCTTGCTACAGTGACATCTGCTTGCCATGTTGGTTGCCAATAGGTTATACGCCAGAGAAACCCTTCTCTCTTGTTTTCCTGCACTTCTTTATTGTGCCGATAATGAAGGAAGCTGGTTAAAATTCTGTATATGACCCCGAGTATTTAgagtaagggaaaaaaaaattaacatcttTTTTTGACTGCCACAGTTATTTGTGTTGTATTAGGCTGGCCTGTTATACTGTAAGTAATCTAGCGATGATTTAAAGTATACAGGGAGATCCTGGAACCAAGCCCCACGGATACGGAGGGCCAACTCTATTGTTGTGTTGAGGTACCGGCGGGCAACAAGGCAGGTTTTTAACATTTAACACTACACTTGACATTACACTACAGCACAATTACATAACAATACATGTGACTACAGAGAACTATTTACAAGGCTGGCAGCCATCCAACCTGCCGGTACCTCAGCGCTGCActattttttgtcttttcaaaATGTGTCATCTTCTCGATTTCACATCCTCTTCTAAAGTTACCCCAGCATTGCAGGAACTATCCAATATCTACATGTATTTGTTGAATCAAACGCTAGAACACCACGTTTGGCTAATTAATATCTCATTAAATTATTTCATTAGATGATTAAttaactgcgatgggctggccccccgtcctgggttgttccctgcctcgtgcccattgcttccgggatagtctctggaccccccgcgacccagtaggataagcagtttggaaaatggatggatggatggatgattacttaagtgagctggtggtgaaatttgaccaatacatggaatggcaggGGTGctgctgaggagaggtttgggaattgTATGCAGTGTATACTGTACATGTTATAGCTTGAGCCTCTCATTCTGTTTTTTAGATGCCAGTTCAGGAGATTCCAGTGTCTCACCAAGACCAGTTAATGAAGACGTTGTTTACAGTGAAGTCAAAGTGGTAAAGCAGTGTAGATAATTTATACTTCGATAATATTGTTATAATACAGTCTTGTACATGTACTTCTTGATATGTAGGTTATTGGCTAGAATAGTATTTGTGGTGTATCGTTTAACATTGCCCTAATCTTTACTTTTTTCCCCCTAATTTTTAGTACCATTTTTGATATTATTTCTGtgtgttcttctctctctctcttacttAAAAATACCAAAAACGGATAATGGTTAATGGGTGATTTACTATCAATACAGTACAATATTGATGTTTTTACTCAAAGACCTACATGTGACTTATATAATAATGTTAATGCAGAAATGACTGAACGAGGAGAAAGTagtttaaaaatgtttactgAGCATCTTAAAGAGGACCTGATCCATGCactgaaaatgcaaaataagGTGTAATGCATGACAGGGCATGCATGTTATGTTTTTATATAGAGTTAGAGGTGAACAATTGGTTGCCTCTGGAGAGAGCATTTAAAAACGCATAATGCATGGTTTGGAATGCATTAAACCACTTAAACTACAGTTACCGGACTTACTACCCCTTTGGCTTACTCGTTTGTACTTGAAGACATTATTTTCATGTTCAGGAActgaaaacatatttattagttTAACTACTATTTACTGTAGGCTTTGGTGGTACAGTATTTGCGTGGTGAAGCTGTACATTGGGATCCTTCCCCGCAGCCGCTCCACAAATTTTATCGCCACAATTTCAAAATTCTGGAATAatgttgctttttaaaatgtttttttttttttaaataaaaaaattatttgctAAGAcgtttttactctgtcataggaaacaaaacttagcaaCCTTTGCAATTTTGATGATTATTCCTTCTCAATGTAATGTTGTACATGTTAAAaagaatcagtttaaagtttactacCCCTGCTTTTGAATGAACTCTGCATGTGCTCTCCGCACCGACCataattttcatccttgctgtttaaatcactcataGATGtgtttttgattatttttttattttgaagtccttttttgctttatatatacagtacaggccaaatgtttggacacaccttctcattcaatgtgttgtctttttttcctgtgctttgcacacttgctaaacacctctgggaactccttcaagactgttggaaaaccatttcaggtgactacctcttgaagctcatcgagaaaatgccaagagtgtgcaaagcagtaatcagagcaaagggtggctattttgaagaaactagaatataaaacatgttttcagttatgtcacctttttttgttaagtacataactccacatgtgttcattcatagttttgatgccttcagtgagaatctaccgatgtaaatggtcatgaaaataaagacaacacattgaatgagaaagtgtgtccaaacttttggcctgtactgtatattgcaATGTACTCCATTAGAGATCATCTGATGTTAGTTCAACTTCAGCCCTTccaaaataattataataataatttaattttgtTCCGTATGCAGTTCCGTGCAGCTGTCCCATATCTTGCATACAGTGTACTTTGTCTACTCTCCATCCCATACAGTATCAATAAAGGATCTGGAAACTGTCTgtgaatgttgcccttttgtccTTGCTGACTGTTGCAGGATGTCACACCTCATAGATACTCAAAATAtccagaaataaaaatataaatgctcCATTAGAAGGGATGgacatttttttgcaaatataatTCTTAAATATGACATACTTGTCATTGTAAGTGCATGAAATGTCAGTGTAATCTATAGTACGGGGTTAATATATACTTTGGACAAATTACGCTTTATACCACAGAATGTAAAGAAGACTTCTCAGTTGTTTTTCTAAAGCTCTTGTTCCCCTCCTGCTCTGTGGCCTCATGGTTCTGTCAGTGATGTCAGTAACCACAGATACATCCAGAGTTTGATGTTCATGCTCAGACAAGAAGCTGCAGACCCCATAAGCACAACAAGGCTGGTGTGCTTTCCAGCTGAGACTGACAATTGAAAGTTTCTTTTTGTCTTTGCATCAAAACTTCATTTTCTAAATACAGGTTTAACGGGCAATGAAAGGAATGGACATCATATGTGTTTACgttcaaataaatgaaaaatgaataaaactcATATGAAACGTGGGTTTGAGTTTTGGCTGCAGTCTACTTTGTGTTTATATGGAATCAGATTTGTGCCAATATTATTAAGCAAAACTTCTCGCTGAAGCAAAAGAAATGGCATCTCAAAAGTCAAATTTATAACTTGCAAACAAATTTATAACTTGCAAAAGTAATCTCAAAAGTAAAATTctctgtataataataataatcgatactttattgatccccttagggaaattgtctttacgcctcccacaacttcctctttttttcatagaggacgTTGTCTGCGAcgcccgtagcggcgcccaaggagctgggggttaagggtcttgctcaaggacccgcagtctgaggctgggtttgaacctgcgaccttctgattacaggcacacaggcttagcccataAAAGTGGAAATAAAAGTGGAAAATAAGGTTACCGTTAGCAAATTAGCTAATGTTAATTAGGTAAACGCTAAATTGCATAGCAAAGCTTAACTTTACTTCTAATTTAGCACAATAAAATGTATAGTGCAGCACAAAAAAGCCCACACGAGAAGTTTGTGTCAGAACTATAAACAAAAAGTCAGGCAGCGCAAGTGAGGAAGCTTGCAGCATAACCGCAAAGTCAGGCGGCGCAAGCAAAGGAGTACATTATCAAAAGACATATAAGTTGTTTGCAagtaataaatttgtttgtgtgACGATCGCGGTGAGTGGGTAGGCAGGAAGCGGCGAAGGAAGGCAGGCAGAATACAAGATAGCCGCGGTTTATTCGGGGAGAGATCGGGGTAGACAGGGTGAACATCACTACAATACGTTGACTAACATCACTGACGGACACCCAACAGaggaagacgtggactgatatacatgagacaagccgaaataacagggaacagctgggcacaatcggggaagcacatgtggataatttGCAACATGTGGACAGTTTGCAAGTAATACATTTTACTTTTGAGATGACATTTGCAAGTTATAAATTTGTTTGCAAGTTATAAATTGTACTTTTGAGATGACATCGCAATCGTGTACAAGGAAAAGGATTACCTCCGGTGTTATGCCGAGTTTTGCATGCCTGCTGAGAATTGCATGCACCTTGTGAAAAATGGGGGATGCAAATCTCGGCAGCTATGAAATCAGACTTGTCGAATAATGCACCccctttaattttctttttacaCACTTTTTCACATTACTCCCATGCACAAAGGACAGTTTTAATGGCACAAACACCGCACAAACGATTGCGATCGGTTTGGTCTAAATCAGACgcaaatggggaggggggggggaacaacCTTACGAACattaatatctcagaaactaaagcagcacaaaggacaGTTTTTATGgcgcaaaccagcacaaacgcAGCACACACGATTGCGATCGGTCTGTGGAAATCAGACGCAAATCGGGGGCCAACTTCATCCAGGTCATATATGGCCCTTATGGCTTGGTTTATGTTATATGT
Encoded here:
- the LOC125750709 gene encoding uncharacterized protein LOC125750709, translated to MDIQAHLLSWAILSFLSGETSANLQCCKAGGTVYLHIQKTSQKLRDIRWKHENNIKFENKSTSSAEIFQNRTLKISNIQKNWTGDITAFGYDSDGKHVLTETHHLVVLGHPVVEFLTCTHGTSVLHCADDNGEDTLYTWTVRDDVLGEEKVFSNSCKHISVEVISGSVHCTVQKKTCSAQSESLSFYCTRKSWCFDALIGVSVLLLCLIVAGISFFILRRHKKHFFNASSGDSSVSPRPVNEDVVYSEVKVVKQCR